Proteins encoded within one genomic window of Rhinolophus sinicus isolate RSC01 linkage group LG05, ASM3656204v1, whole genome shotgun sequence:
- the MICAL1 gene encoding F-actin-monooxygenase MICAL1 isoform X4, translated as MASPTSTNPAHAHFESFLQAQLCQNVLSSFQGLCQALGLEPGGGLPQYHKIKAQLNSWSAKSLWAKLDKRAGQPVYQQGQACTSTQCLVVGAGPCGLRAAVELALLGARVVLVEKRTKFSRHNVLHLWPFTIHDLRGLGAKKFYGRFCTGTLDHISIRQLQLLLLKVALLLGVEIHWGVTFTGLQPPTKKGSGWRAQLQPKPPAQLANYEFDVLISAAGGKFVPEGFTVREMRGKLAIGITANFVNRRTVEEAQVPEISGVARIYNQSFFQSLLKATGIDLENIVYYKDDTHYFVMTAKKQCLLRLGVLRQDWPETDRLLGSANVVPEALQRFARAAADFATHGKLGKLEFAQDAHGRPDVSAFDFTSMMRAESAARVQEKHGACLLLELVGDCLVEPFWPLGTGVARGFLAAFDAAWMVKRWAEGARPLEVLAERESLYQLLSQTTPENMHRNVSQYGLDPATRYPNLNLRSVSPNQVRELYDVVAKEPVRRNDKTDSGKLAAGSVGAQEDLLHWCQEQTAGYPGVHVTNLSSSWADGLALCALVNRLRPGLLEPAELQGLGALEATAWALKMAEHELGITPVLSAQAVVAGSDPLGLIAYLSHFHSAFKSTPQNPGDLEGPVSQGLPGTSSAVLFLGKLQRTLQRTRAKENGEDAGGKKPRLEVEAETPSTEEPPVPEPGAPLTPPSHHQEARAQDLCALCGEHLYILERFFANGHFYHRSCFCCHVCEATLWPGSYGQHPGDGHFYCLQHLPQPGHKEDAGSNRGPESQDLPTPGEDNMPSSPPTPMFPQEGASPVPSPGQPARRLIRLSSPERQRLSSLNLSPDPEMEPPPKPPRSCSALARQALEGSFVGWGVQIHNPHVLMAMEKEEEGRPSSSDEEEEEEEDVALDLDMEQAKPYPTALTLP; from the exons ATGGCCTCACCCACCTCCACCAACCCAGCTCACGCCCACTTTGAGAGCTTCCTGCAGGCTCAGCTGTGTCAGAATGTGCTGAGCAGCTTCCAGGGGctatgccaggccctggggctggagccTGGTGGGGGGCTGCCCCAGTACCACAAGATCAAGGCCCAGCTCAACTCCTGGAGCGCCAAGTCGCTGTGGGCCAAGCTGGACAAGCGAGCAGGCCAGCCTGTCTACCAGCAGGGCCAAGCCTGCACCAGCACCCAG TGCCTGGTGGTGGGCGCTGGACCTTGTGGTCTGCGGGCTGCTGTGGAGCTGGCACTGCTGGGGGCCCGTGTGGTGCTGGTGGAAAAGCGCACCAAGTTCTCTCGCCACAATGTGCTCCACCTGTGGCCCTTCACCATCCATGACCTTCGGGGACTTGGCGCCAAGAAGTTCTACGGGCGCTTTTGCACAGGCACCCTGGACCACATCA GCATCCGGCAGCTTCAGCTGCTTTTATTGAAAGTGGCATTGCTGCTGGGGGTGGAAATTCACTGGGGTGTCACTTTCACTGGCCTCCAGCCCCCTACCAAAAAGG GGAGTGGCTGGCGTGCCCAGCTCCAGCCCAAACCCCCCGCTCAGCTGGCCAACTATGAATTTGATGTCCTCATCTCGGCTGCTGGAGGAAAATTTGTCCCTGAAG GCTTCACAGTGAGAGAAATGCGTGGCAAACTGGCCATTGGCATCACGGCCAACTTTGTGAATCGGCGCACAGTGGAAGAAGCACAGGTGCCAGAGATCAGCGGTGTGGCCCGGATCTACAACCAGAGCTTCTTCCAGAGCCTGCTCAAAGCCACAG GCATTGATCTGGAAAACATTGTGTACTACAAGGACGACACCCACTACTTTGTGATGACAGCCAAGAAGCAGTGCCTGCTGCGGCTAGGAGTGCTGCGTCAG GACTGGCCAGAGACCGACCGGCTGCTGGGCAGTGCCAATGTGGTGCCCGAGGCTCTGCAGCGCTTTGCCCGGGCAGCTGCTGACTTTGCCACCCATGGCAAGCTCGGGAAGCTGGAATTTGCCCAGGATGCCCATGGGCGACCCGACGTCTCTGCTTTTGACTTCACAAGCATGATGCGGGCCGAGAGCGCTGCTCGTGTGCAGGAGAAgcatggtgcctgcctgctgctAGAGCTGGTGGGGGACTGCCTGGTCGAG CCCTTCTGGCCCCTGGGCACTGGAGTGGCCCGGGGCTTCTTGGCAGCCTTTGATGCCGCCTGGATGGTGAAGCGGTGGGCAGAGGGCGCTCGGCCCCTAGAAGTGTTAGCAGAGCG TGAGAGCCTATACCAGCTCCTGTCACAGACTACCCCGGAAAACATGCACCGCAACGTGTCCCAGTATGGGCTGGACCCCGCCACCCGCTACCCCAACCTAAACCTTCGGAGTGTGTCCCCCAATCAG GTGCGAGAGCTGTATGACGTGGTGGCCAAGGAGCCCGTGCGGAGGAATGACAAGACAGACTCAGGAAAGCTGGCTGCAG GGTCGGTGGGCGCCCAGGAGGACCTGCTACACTGGTGCCAGGAGCAGACTGCTGGGTATCCTGGTGTCCATGTCACCAACCTTTCGTCTTCCTGGGCCGATGGGCTGGCTCTGTGTGCACTGGTGAACCGGCTGCGGCCTGGCCTACT GGAACCCGCAGAgctgcaggggctgggggctctggAAGCGACTGCTTGGGCACTGAAGATGGCAGAGCATGAGCTGGGCATCACACCTGTGTTGTCTGCACAGGCAGTGGTGGCAGGAAGTGACCCACTGGGCCTCATCGCCTACCTCAGCCACTTTCACAGTGCCTTCAAGAGCACACCCCAAAATCCAGGTGACCTGGAAG GCCCTGTCAGCCAAGGCTTGCCGGGGACCTCCAGTGCTGTACTATTCCTTGGCAAACTGCAGAGGACCCTGCAACGGACCCGAGCTAAG GAAAATGGGGAGGATGCAGGTGGCAAGAAGCCACGCCTGGAG GTAGAGGCTGAGACCCCAAGTACTGAGGAGCCACCTGTCCCAGAGCCTGGTGCACCCCTGACACCCCCATCACACCACCAGGAG GCCCGTGCCCAGGACCTGTGTGCACTCTGTGGGGAACACCTCTATATCCTGGAACGGTTCTTTGCCAACGGCCATTTCTACCACCGGAGCTGCTTCTGCTGCCATGTCTGTGAGGCCACCCTGTGGCCAGGTAGCTATGGGCAGCACCCAGGAGATG GACATTTCTACTGCCTCCAGCACCTGCCCCAGCCAGGCCACAAAGAGGATGCTGGCAGCAACAGAGGCCCTGAGAGTCAG GACCTCCCCACACCAGGTGAGGATAACATGCCATCCAGCCCCCCGACTCCCATGTTCCCCCAGGAGGGGGCCAGTCCTGTTCCAAGCCCCGGCCAGCCCGCCCGTCGGCTGATCCGCCTCTCCAGCCCAGAACGCCAGCGGTTGTCCTCTCTTAACCTGAGTCCTGACCCCGAAATGGAGCCTCCACCCAAGCCCCCCCGCAGCTGCTCTGCCTTGGCGCGCCAGGCCCTGGAGGGCAGCTTTGTGGGATGGGGAGTGCAAATCCATAACCCTCACG TGCTTATGGCcatggagaaagaggaagaagggaggccCTCCTCCAGTgacgaggaagaggaggaagaggaagatgtgGCTTTGGATTTAGACATGGAACAG GCCAAGCCCTACCCGACTGCTCTGACCCTGCCATAG
- the MICAL1 gene encoding F-actin-monooxygenase MICAL1 isoform X5, translating to MASPTSTNPAHAHFESFLQAQLCQNVLSSFQGLCQALGLEPGGGLPQYHKIKAQLNSWSAKSLWAKLDKRAGQPVYQQGQACTSTQCLVVGAGPCGLRAAVELALLGARVVLVEKRTKFSRHNVLHLWPFTIHDLRGLGAKKFYGRFCTGTLDHISIRQLQLLLLKVALLLGVEIHWGVTFTGLQPPTKKGSGWRAQLQPKPPAQLANYEFDVLISAAGGKFVPEGFTVREMRGKLAIGITANFVNRRTVEEAQVPEISGVARIYNQSFFQSLLKATGIDLENIVYYKDDTHYFVMTAKKQCLLRLGVLRQDWPETDRLLGSANVVPEALQRFARAAADFATHGKLGKLEFAQDAHGRPDVSAFDFTSMMRAESAARVQEKHGACLLLELVGDCLVEPFWPLGTGVARGFLAAFDAAWMVKRWAEGARPLEVLAERESLYQLLSQTTPENMHRNVSQYGLDPATRYPNLNLRSVSPNQVRELYDVVAKEPVRRNDKTDSGKLAAGSVGAQEDLLHWCQEQTAGYPGVHVTNLSSSWADGLALCALVNRLRPGLLEPAELQGLGALEATAWALKMAEHELGITPVLSAQAVVAGSDPLGLIAYLSHFHSAFKSTPQNPGDLEGPVSQGLPGTSSAVLFLGKLQRTLQRTRAKENGEDAGGKKPRLEVEAETPSTEEPPVPEPGAPLTPPSHHQEARAQDLCALCGEHLYILERFFANGHFYHRSCFCCHVCEATLWPGSYGQHPGDGHFYCLQHLPQPGHKEDAGSNRGPESQDLPTPGEDNMPSSPPTPMFPQEGASPVPSPGQPARRLIRLSSPERQRLSSLNLSPDPEMEPPPKPPRSCSALARQALEGSFVGWGVQIHNPHVLMAMEKEEEGRPSSSDEEEEEEEDVALDLDMEQPRFFLVPSK from the exons ATGGCCTCACCCACCTCCACCAACCCAGCTCACGCCCACTTTGAGAGCTTCCTGCAGGCTCAGCTGTGTCAGAATGTGCTGAGCAGCTTCCAGGGGctatgccaggccctggggctggagccTGGTGGGGGGCTGCCCCAGTACCACAAGATCAAGGCCCAGCTCAACTCCTGGAGCGCCAAGTCGCTGTGGGCCAAGCTGGACAAGCGAGCAGGCCAGCCTGTCTACCAGCAGGGCCAAGCCTGCACCAGCACCCAG TGCCTGGTGGTGGGCGCTGGACCTTGTGGTCTGCGGGCTGCTGTGGAGCTGGCACTGCTGGGGGCCCGTGTGGTGCTGGTGGAAAAGCGCACCAAGTTCTCTCGCCACAATGTGCTCCACCTGTGGCCCTTCACCATCCATGACCTTCGGGGACTTGGCGCCAAGAAGTTCTACGGGCGCTTTTGCACAGGCACCCTGGACCACATCA GCATCCGGCAGCTTCAGCTGCTTTTATTGAAAGTGGCATTGCTGCTGGGGGTGGAAATTCACTGGGGTGTCACTTTCACTGGCCTCCAGCCCCCTACCAAAAAGG GGAGTGGCTGGCGTGCCCAGCTCCAGCCCAAACCCCCCGCTCAGCTGGCCAACTATGAATTTGATGTCCTCATCTCGGCTGCTGGAGGAAAATTTGTCCCTGAAG GCTTCACAGTGAGAGAAATGCGTGGCAAACTGGCCATTGGCATCACGGCCAACTTTGTGAATCGGCGCACAGTGGAAGAAGCACAGGTGCCAGAGATCAGCGGTGTGGCCCGGATCTACAACCAGAGCTTCTTCCAGAGCCTGCTCAAAGCCACAG GCATTGATCTGGAAAACATTGTGTACTACAAGGACGACACCCACTACTTTGTGATGACAGCCAAGAAGCAGTGCCTGCTGCGGCTAGGAGTGCTGCGTCAG GACTGGCCAGAGACCGACCGGCTGCTGGGCAGTGCCAATGTGGTGCCCGAGGCTCTGCAGCGCTTTGCCCGGGCAGCTGCTGACTTTGCCACCCATGGCAAGCTCGGGAAGCTGGAATTTGCCCAGGATGCCCATGGGCGACCCGACGTCTCTGCTTTTGACTTCACAAGCATGATGCGGGCCGAGAGCGCTGCTCGTGTGCAGGAGAAgcatggtgcctgcctgctgctAGAGCTGGTGGGGGACTGCCTGGTCGAG CCCTTCTGGCCCCTGGGCACTGGAGTGGCCCGGGGCTTCTTGGCAGCCTTTGATGCCGCCTGGATGGTGAAGCGGTGGGCAGAGGGCGCTCGGCCCCTAGAAGTGTTAGCAGAGCG TGAGAGCCTATACCAGCTCCTGTCACAGACTACCCCGGAAAACATGCACCGCAACGTGTCCCAGTATGGGCTGGACCCCGCCACCCGCTACCCCAACCTAAACCTTCGGAGTGTGTCCCCCAATCAG GTGCGAGAGCTGTATGACGTGGTGGCCAAGGAGCCCGTGCGGAGGAATGACAAGACAGACTCAGGAAAGCTGGCTGCAG GGTCGGTGGGCGCCCAGGAGGACCTGCTACACTGGTGCCAGGAGCAGACTGCTGGGTATCCTGGTGTCCATGTCACCAACCTTTCGTCTTCCTGGGCCGATGGGCTGGCTCTGTGTGCACTGGTGAACCGGCTGCGGCCTGGCCTACT GGAACCCGCAGAgctgcaggggctgggggctctggAAGCGACTGCTTGGGCACTGAAGATGGCAGAGCATGAGCTGGGCATCACACCTGTGTTGTCTGCACAGGCAGTGGTGGCAGGAAGTGACCCACTGGGCCTCATCGCCTACCTCAGCCACTTTCACAGTGCCTTCAAGAGCACACCCCAAAATCCAGGTGACCTGGAAG GCCCTGTCAGCCAAGGCTTGCCGGGGACCTCCAGTGCTGTACTATTCCTTGGCAAACTGCAGAGGACCCTGCAACGGACCCGAGCTAAG GAAAATGGGGAGGATGCAGGTGGCAAGAAGCCACGCCTGGAG GTAGAGGCTGAGACCCCAAGTACTGAGGAGCCACCTGTCCCAGAGCCTGGTGCACCCCTGACACCCCCATCACACCACCAGGAG GCCCGTGCCCAGGACCTGTGTGCACTCTGTGGGGAACACCTCTATATCCTGGAACGGTTCTTTGCCAACGGCCATTTCTACCACCGGAGCTGCTTCTGCTGCCATGTCTGTGAGGCCACCCTGTGGCCAGGTAGCTATGGGCAGCACCCAGGAGATG GACATTTCTACTGCCTCCAGCACCTGCCCCAGCCAGGCCACAAAGAGGATGCTGGCAGCAACAGAGGCCCTGAGAGTCAG GACCTCCCCACACCAGGTGAGGATAACATGCCATCCAGCCCCCCGACTCCCATGTTCCCCCAGGAGGGGGCCAGTCCTGTTCCAAGCCCCGGCCAGCCCGCCCGTCGGCTGATCCGCCTCTCCAGCCCAGAACGCCAGCGGTTGTCCTCTCTTAACCTGAGTCCTGACCCCGAAATGGAGCCTCCACCCAAGCCCCCCCGCAGCTGCTCTGCCTTGGCGCGCCAGGCCCTGGAGGGCAGCTTTGTGGGATGGGGAGTGCAAATCCATAACCCTCACG TGCTTATGGCcatggagaaagaggaagaagggaggccCTCCTCCAGTgacgaggaagaggaggaagaggaagatgtgGCTTTGGATTTAGACATGGAACAG CCCAGGTTCTTTCTCGTCCCTTCCAAATGA